In the genome of Notamacropus eugenii isolate mMacEug1 chromosome 5, mMacEug1.pri_v2, whole genome shotgun sequence, one region contains:
- the LOC140504260 gene encoding chloride channel protein ClC-Kb-like codes for MMEDLVGLREGASGNPVTLQELWGPCPKAQSRIRGFLERVKRQLFRVGEDWYFLVGLGVLMAIISFAMNFAVSRVVRAHMWLYREIGDNHLLRYLSWTVFPIALVSFSTGFSQSITPFSGGSGISELKVILSGVVLEDYLDLKNFGAKVVGLTCSLASGSTIFLGKVGPFTHICCMIAAYMGKVRISALGEYENKIKQNELLVAAAAVGVATVFGAPISGVLFSIEVMSSHFAVWNYWRGFFSSVCGAFMFRLLAVFNSEQETITSLFKTRFRVDIPFDLPEIFFFVLLGFICGIVSCAYLFAHRRFVPFVRTNWIIKKLLATDKPVYSALVALLLASITYPHSLGRFMASRLSMNLYLDSLFDNKSWALLSRNSSPEWPPEVDPNNLWFEWYHPQFTIFGTLAFFLAMKFWMLILATTIPMPAGYFLPVFVYGAATGRIFGEILAVIFPEGIKTDDGVINTIIPGAYALAGAAAFSGAVTHTISTALLAFELTGQFVHVLPVLMAVLAANAVCQNFQPSFYDNGIILKKLPYLPRVLGRKLNSHWVTAELFMNPNITTLAKDFSLDKVVQTVTSTEASEYPLVESAESQLLVGVIHRDQLLPFLQAEPTTQAPRHQWRLHEILAGGCPVDPVTLQLSPQTSLHQVHNLFELLKMQRILVTSMGRVVGFISWVELKKAIADLANPLAPK; via the exons GCTTCCTAGAGAGAGTGAAGAGACAGCTCTTCCGGGTGGGTGAAGACTGGTATTTCCTGGTTGGCCTAGGAGTGCTTATGGCGATCATCAGCTTTGCCATGAACTTTGCTGTCTCCAGGGTCGTCCGTG CACACATGTGGCTGTATCGAGAAATCGGGGACAACCATCTTCTTCGCTACCTCTCCTGGACTGTGTTTCCCATAGCCTTGGTCTCCTTCTCCACTGGCTTTTCCCAGAGCATCACCCCTTTCTCTGGAG GTTCTGGAATCTCAGAACTGAAGGTAATTTTATCTGGTGTAGTCCTGGAGGATTACTTGGACCTCAAGAACTTTGGCGCTAAAGTGGTGGGCCTCACCTGCTCCCTGGCCTCTGGCAGCACCatctttcttggcaaagtg GGACCCTTCACTCATATTTGCTGCATGATTGCCGCCTACATGGGCAAGGTGCGCATTTCAGCCCTTGGAGAGTATGAG AACAAGATCAAGCAGAATGAGCTGTTGGTGGCTGCAGCAGCAGTGGGTGTGGCCACTGTCTTTGGGGCGCCCATCAGTG GGGTCCTGTTCAGCATCGAGGTCATGTCCTCCCACTTTGCTGTCTGGAATTACTGGAGAGGCTTTTTCTCCTCAGTCTGTGGGGCTTTCATGTTTCGGCTCCTAGCTGTCTTCAACAGTGAGCAAG AGACCATCACCTCCCTCTTCAAGACTAGATTTCGAGTAGATATACCTTTTGACCTACCAGAAATCTTCTTCTTTGTACTGCTTGG GTTTATCTGTGGGATTGTGAGCTGTGCCTACCTCTTTGCCCATCGCCGTTTTGTACCGTTTGTTCGAACAAACTGGATCATCAAAAAACTGCTTGCAACAGA caAGCCTGTGTACTCAGCCCTGGTGGCCCTGCTTCTGGCCTCCATCACCTACCCACACAGCCTGGGAAGATTCATGGCCTCCAGG TTGTCTATGAATTTGTACCTTGATTCACTGTTTGACAACAAATCCTGGGCCCTGCTTTCCCGGAATTCCTCCCCTGAATGGCCTCCAGAAGTGGACCCCAACAATCTATGGTTTGAGTGGTACCATCCCCAGTTTACCATCTTTGGCACCCTTGCCTTCTTCCTGGCCATGAAG TTTTGGATGTTGATTCTTGCCACCACAATACCCATGCCAGCTGGATATTTCTTGCCTGTATTTGTCTATG GAGCTGCCACTGGACGAATTTTTGGTGAGATCCTGGCTGTCATCTTCCCAGAGGGCATCAAGACGGATGATGGGGTCATCAATACCATCATTCCTGGTGCATATGCCCTGGCAG GAGCTGCTGCCTTCTCAGGAGCAGTGACTCACACCATCTCCACAGCCTTGCTGGCCTTTGAGCTGACAGGCCAGTTTGTCCATGTGCTTCCTGTACTGATGGCTGTGCTGGCTGCCAATGCTGTGTGTCAGAATTTCCAGCCCTCCTTCTATGATAATGGCATCATCCTGAAGAAGCTTCCCTATCTGCCCCGGGTCCTAGGACGCAAACTCAA CTCCCATTGGGTGACTGCTGAGCTCTTCATGAATCCAAACATCACTACCCTGGCCAAAGATTTTTCCTTGGATAAGGTGGTCCAAACTGTGACCTCCACGGAAGCTTCTGAATACCCCCTGGTGGAGAGTGCAG AATCCCAACTCTTGGTGGGTGTCATACATAGGGACCAGCTGTTGCCATTCCTGCAGGCAGAGCCGACCACCCAGGCACCCAGGCACCAG tggCGTCTCCATGAGATCCTGGCTGGAGGCTGCCCTGTGGATCCTGTGACGCTACAGCTGTCTCCCCAGACTTCCCTACACCAG GTCCACAACCTCTTTGAACTCTTGAAAATGCAAAGGATCTTGGTGACATCGATGGGCCGAGTGGTGGGCTTCATCTCCTGGGTGGAG cTGAAGAAGGCCATTGCTGACCTGGCAAATCCCCTAGCTCCTAAATAA